A genomic segment from Tachysurus fulvidraco isolate hzauxx_2018 chromosome 21, HZAU_PFXX_2.0, whole genome shotgun sequence encodes:
- the ell2 gene encoding RNA polymerase II elongation factor ELL2, whose amino-acid sequence MAALSVDGRYGLNCGRNADRITVLHVKLTETAIRALENYQNRKNVPSSQPTIHFQGLQGRIKIPKSDVSDGSHIFDFYLSNVGKDNPQGSFECIEQHVSSSGAPHLSSLGAIQDKITVCATNDSYQVTRERMTQAEEDTRRKGTKVIKPGGQFRGTKVQIRKPAPSAPDPVPERKRSTPMNPANTIRKCLTNNPVSQRPYRERIIHLLALRSYKKLEVLARLQRDGVSQKDRNSLGSTLQQVANLNPKDNSYSLKDFIYREVQKDWPGYSEDERVQLDWILARKLGLPADSLSSSSSPKEPTSPQKRQPQGDFIDPLMSKKPRISHLSSRGAPSSSDRRPPTETEEKRPAPPVNAACPGPSSQPPVSHPPSGSNSNSPSTPEGRGTQDLPLDQSSTCGEETECYAPRSLTPSSNFLPPSATSPAANSSKKPKKKSKKHKDKERERRGEGEIVRHREGQAEKEERPKKRHRTEAETHTLSNVESPSGVELHKDRTSKPELTELSTPVIPDYIAKYTAVVSMDQRQRYKDDFNGEYDEYRTLHARVENITRRFTQLDTQCRRLLPGTKEYQEVHEEVLQEYKKVKQHNPNYHEEKQRCEYLHNKLAHIKRLIADFDQRRAQSWR is encoded by the exons ATGGCCGCTCTCTCCGTGGACGGGAGATACGGACTCAATTGCGGCCGCAATGCCGACAGAATCACCGTTTTGCACGTAAAGCTCACTGAGACGGCCATACGAGCGCTAGAAAACTACCAAAACCGTAAG aaTGTACCGTCCTCACAGCCAACAATACATTTCCAAGGACTGCAAGGG CGCATCAAGATTCCAAAGTCTGACGTCTCAGATGGATCTCATATCTTCGATTTCTACTTGTCCAATGTCGGAAAGGACAATCCTCAGGGAAGCTTTGAATGCATTGAGCAGCATGTGTCCAG CTCCGGGGCTCCCCACTTATCCTCTCTCGGGGCAATCCAGGACAAAATCACGGTGTGCGCCACAAACGACTCCTACCAGGTGACCAGAGAGCGCATGACACAGGCCGAGGAGGACACGCGCAGGAAGGGCACCAAGGTCATCAAACCCGGAGGGCAATTCAGAG GTACAAAGGTGCAGATCCGTAAGCCAGCTCCCTCAGCCCCAGACCCGGTTCCAGAGAGGAAACGGTCGACCCCCATGAACCCAGCCAACACCATCCGCAAGTGCCTTACCAACAACCCAGTGTCCCAGCGGCCATACCGGGAGCGCATCATTCACCTGCTGGCTCTGCGCTCCTACAAGAAGCTGGAGGTCCTGGCCAGGCTGCAGAGAGACGGAGTCAGCCAAAAGGACCGCAACTCCCTGGGGAGcactttacagcag GTTGCAAATCTGAACCCAAAGGATAACTCTTACTCCTTGAAGGACTTCATTTACCGCGAGGTTCAGAAAGACTGGCCCGGCTACTCAGAGGACGAGCGTGTTCAGTTGGACTGGATTTTAGCTCG TAAACTAGGCCTGCCTGCAGATTCACTGTCATCCAGCAGTTCTCCAAAAGAACCAACATCACCACAG aAGCGCCAGCCTCAGGGTGACTTTATCGACCCTCTGATGTCTAAGAAACCCCGGATCTCCCACCTCAGCAGTCGAGGAGCGCCGAGCTCGTCAGATCGCCGCCCGCCTACAGAAACCGAGGAGAAGAGACCAGCTCCTCCAGTGAACGCAGCCTGTCCGGGTCCTTCGTCCCAGCCCCCAGTGTCCCACCCTCCCTCTGGTTCCAACTCCAACTCACCCAGCACACCCGAGGGCCGCGGAACCCAGGACCTGCCCCTGGACCAGAGCTCCACATGCGGGGAGGAGACCGAATGCTACGCACCCCGCTCTCTCACTCCCAGCTCCAACTTTCTCCCACCCTCTGCCACATCCCCAGCAGCCAACAGTAGCAAAAAGCCCAAAAAGAAGTCAAAGAAGCACAAAGACAAGGAGCGGGAAAGGAGAGGGGAGGGCGAGATCGTTCGGCACAGGGAGGGCCAGGCTGAGAAGGAAGAAAGGCCGAAAAAAAGACACCGCACCgaggcagaaacacacacactatctaatGTGGAAAGCCCTTCAGGTGTAGAATTGCACAAAG ACAGAACAAGCAAACCTGAGCTTACTGAACTCTCCACCCCGGTTATTCCTGATTACATAGC TAAATACACTGCGGTGGTATCTATGGATCAGCGGCAGCGCTACAAGGACGACTTTAACGGCGAGTACGACGAATATCGCACTCTTCACGCTCGTGTGGAGAACATCACACGGCGTTTCACACAGCTAGACACTCAGTGCAGACGCCTGCTACCCGGAACCAAAGAGTACCAG GAGGTGCATGAAGAGGTGCTTCAGGAATACAAGAAAGTCAAACAA CACAACCCGAATTACCACGAAGAGAAGCAGCGCTGCGAATACCTGCACAACAAGCTGGCCCACATCAAGAGGCTCATTGCTGACTTTGACCAGCGGAGGGCGCAGTCCTGGCGTTAA
- the LOC113646411 gene encoding globoside alpha-1,3-N-acetylgalactosaminyltransferase 1-like, with protein MALFPYCRLPSGFSFGNRKPLIVLGVCLLAGLIYFLKEKRMFAVPNNAIHVFSEVEQIRSGSYSKEVPVMTPWGSPLVWGDSESSAWRRNKVAHLGARTGLAILAIGNYNHYIRRLLSSADLYFLLNFYVTYYVLTDRPTELDPPLNLWLNRELRVIPVAEMPGWDRLGLRRMALLATLIKEQISLEVDYVFCIDADQEFTNPVGTEILGKLTATLHPLFYGKPRYTYPYERNSDSLAYVALGEGDYYYSSEFYGGLCSKVLAMVQTCSLLILQDQEKKVRAQELEESYLNRYLINNRPTCVLSPEYSWWDSPGVPGVPTQRLCSIGRQCLSTGNYKGNPKAC; from the exons atggcactGTTCCCATACTGCAGGCTGCCTTCAG GATTTTCTTTTGGAAATCGGAAGCCACTGATTGTCTTGGGTGTATGTCTTCTCGCTGGATTGATCT ACTTTCTAAAGGAGAAGAGAATGTTCGCTGTTCCTAACAACGCCATCCATGTGTTCTCCGAAGTGGAGCAAATCCGATCAGGATCGTACAGTAAAGAGGTTCCTGTGATGACACCTTGGGGTTCCCCTCTGGTATGGGGAGATAGTGAATCCTCTGCGTGGCGTAGAAACAAGGTTGCTCATCTTGGTGCTCGCACTGGCTTGGCGATCCTGGCTATCGGGAACTACAATCACTACATACGACGCCTCCTGTCTTCTGCCGATCTCTACTTTCTGCTCAATTTCTACGTCACTTACTACGTTTTGACTGACAGGCCAACAGAGCTAGATCCTCCCTTGAATCTATGGCTGAACAGAGAGCTGCGTGTCATTCCTGTAGCTGAGATGCCAGGCTGGGACAGGCTCGGTCTGCGGCGCATGGCTCTGCTTGCAACCCTCATCAAGGAGCAGATAAGTCTGGAGGTAGATTATGTCTTTTGCATTGATGCTGACCAGGAATTCACAAACCCAGTAGGCACAGAAATCTTAGGGAAGCTGACAGCCACACTGCATCCTCTGTTCTATGGGAAACCTAGGTACACGTACCCATATGAGAGAAACTCAGACTCACTGGCTTATGTTGCCCTGGGGGAAGGTGACTATTACTATAGCTCCGAGTTCTATGGAGGCTTGTGCTCCAAGGTGTTAGCCATGGTTCAGACATGCTCCCTACTCATCCTacaggaccaggagaaaaaagtTCGAGCCCAGGAATTAGAGGAAAGTTACCTGAACCGCTATTTGATCAACAATAGACCCACTTGTGTCCTTTCACCAGAGTACAGCTGGTGGGATTCACCTGGAGTCCCTGGAGTGCCAACTCAGAGGCTGTGCTCTATCGGCAGACAATGCTTATCGACAGGCAACTACAAAGGAAATCCGAAAGCTTGCTGA